Below is a genomic region from Desulfotignum phosphitoxidans DSM 13687.
AACCACGACTGCCAGAGGAAATTCATAAAGCTTTCTGGCGATAGTGTAGCGCCGGGTATCGTCCCAGGGATTGACGGTCACTTCGGCCGGCGCATCGGCCGGGGTGTCCTCCTGCACCAGTGCATTGTAGTTGATGGTTGTGCCCGCGGATATATCAGTACCCGTACGTCGTACCCGGAAAACGCCGTCCGTTCCCACCAGTCCGAGAATGCCGTGTTCCCCCAGCGCATCAGACTCATAGCCGCTGACAAAATAGCCGGCATGCACGGATACGGCCACAATTCCCGCAAACCGATCCCCTGTCTCTTTGACCCCCCGGCTGAAAGTCAACACCCATTCATCTGAATCCGGGTCCTGCTGCGGCTGTCCGATGACCACATCCTCCTGCGCTTTTGCGCGGTAAAAAAAATCCATGGCCGCCACGTTCCCGGGGGTCGAAGCGTCATTGGTGCTGTCAAGGATCTCCCCACGGGCATCGATGATACTGACAGTGAAGATGATCCCGGGCAGCAGCAGCCCTTCGGCGCGCAAATCTCCCAGGATCTCCTGGGCGGGGCGGTCTTCCAGATAATAGCGGACCATCTTCAATGTGTGATCGATCTCGCGCAAA
It encodes:
- a CDS encoding PDC sensor domain-containing protein → MAFLILTVIWIFTFNFIARERAAADRTAAAMAMDVADTYEAQVVRALREIDHTLKMVRYYLEDRPAQEILGDLRAEGLLLPGIIFTVSIIDARGEILDSTNDASTPGNVAAMDFFYRAKAQEDVVIGQPQQDPDSDEWVLTFSRGVKETGDRFAGIVAVSVHAGYFVSGYESDALGEHGILGLVGTDGVFRVRRTGTDISAGTTINYNALVQEDTPADAPAEVTVNPWDDTRRYTIARKLYEFPLAVVV